TGTAATAAAGGATTGCGGAAAAAGAGACATGACAATAAAATTTACAATGGTGTTCCATTTTATGAAAGTTTAACTAGCCTGTCATGACCTGTAACTTGCAAAAATCAAATGTGTCATTGTTTAATGGTTTACCTTTTATTCAACTGTAAATAGATTACAGAATTATTCACTGAATTTGTCTGTGATCATTGTATTTTTTGTCTCAGGCAACAATGATCAAACAGGATAACACCTTTTGGTAATGGCTCTAAATGCCTGTGAATGAAGCCATGATTATCATTAAATGGTTTCAATCACTCATAAAAGATTAAAGCCTTCTCTGAAtgcttttttttcatttcaggaGCTTGGCTGAAAACCCCATTACCCCATGGGTTCGCTCTCACCAGACAATATGGAGGACACCAAATCATCCGTGATAGGACCTCTGGAGAGAAGAGTCCGACAACGCAAAGCCCCTCTCGAAGTGATAAAGTCCAAAATAGGCAGAAGCTTAACCTGCTCCGTGCCCAGGTTAAAGGGCGCATTGACTGGACTCTTCCCTGTAGTGCTATGGCTGCCAAAATACAAGCTAAAAGAGTATGTTTGGGGCGATCTCATGTCTGGCCTCATAGTGGGCATAATTCTTGTCCCCCAAGCAATCGCCTACTGCCTACTGGCAGGGCTGGAGCCCATCTATGGCCTGTACACATCATTTTTTGCCAACATCATCTATTTCCTGATGGGCACCTCCAGGCATGTGTCAGTTGGCATCTTCAGCCTGATGAGCCTCATGGTTGGCCAGGTGGTAGACCGAGAGGTCTACCTGGCGGGCTTTGATCTGAATGAGGACGCTAAACAGGGGCCCGCTGGTGGTAATGCACTGAACTTCACAGAGGATTCCTACAGTGGTGTTATGAATGTCTCAACATTAAGAGTGTTGGACATGGAGTGTGGGAAAGAATGCTACGCTATCGGAATTGCTACTGCACTAACTTTACTTGCTGGGATTTATCAGGTATGGGCATCTTCTAAATACTATCAGTACTTTACTCTCCATTCTGTACACATAACTAACCAGCCATCAGCACTATCCATTTCTGCAAGCTTAATAAATGACCACCCTGTTGTTATTCTCACTTGTATGTATGCAGGTGTTGATGGCTGTGTTAAGGCTGGGATTTGTCTCAGTCTACCTCTCTGGGCCAATGCTTGATGGCTTCGCCACTGGTGCCTCGTGTACAATCCTCACTGTCCAGGCCAAGTACCTTCTGGGACTGAAGATCCCTCGTCACCAAGGCTACGGCACTGTGGTAGTCACCTGGATCAACATCTTCAAGAACATTCACAAGACCAACTTCTGTGACATGATAACAAGTGCCATTTGCATCAGCATCCTGGTGGCTGGCAAAGAGATCCAAGAGCGGTTTAAGGACCGCCTGAAAATACCACTTCCCACTGAGCTTGTGGTGGTTGCAGGTGCAACCGTAGCATCCCATTTCGCTGACTTCCATGGAACGTACAGCTCCAGTATTTCCGGGGCAATTCCCACAGGCTTCATCCAGCCAAAGGTCCCTAGTGTAGACATGATGTCCCGGGTTGTGTTCGACGCAATCCCGCTAGCAGTCATTAGCTTTGCTTTTACAGTCTCCCTATCGGAGATGTTTGCCAAAAAGCATGGATATACAGTTAGGCCCAACCAAGAGATGATAGCCATTGGCTGTTGCAACATCATCCCTTCCTTCTTCCATAGCTTCACTACCAGTGCTGCCCTGGCTAAGACCATGGTGAAGGACTCTACAGGATGCCAAACACAAGTGTCCAGTGTTGTGAGTGCCTTTGTTGTCCTCTTAGTCCTGCTCTTCTTTGCCCCTTTTTTCTATGCTTTGCAGAAGTGTGTCCTGGCCTGCATCATCATTGTGAGCCTGAGGGGTGCTCTTCGCAAATTCAGGGATCTGCCCAACATGTGGCGTGTCAGCAAAATGGACGCCATTGTCTGGATCGTGACCATGGCATCAACGGCGCTCATAAGTGTGGAGCTGGGATTGCTTGTTGGGGTGGTGTTCTCCATGATGTGTGTCGTGGCACAAACTCAACATCCCCAAGTGTCTTTACTTGGTCAGGTCAATAACTCCTGCCATTATGAAGACACAGAGGAGTACCAAAATCTACAGACCATCCCCAAGGTCAAAATTTTCCGCTTTCAGTCACCTTTGTACTATGCCAACAAGCAAATCTTTTTGAAGTCCTTGTACAAAACTGTTGGACTCGAACCATTCCTTGAAGTGACCAGGAGGAGGAAAGCAGCAAAAAAAGATTTGGCGGCAAAACAGAGTAAGAAAGCGGACCAAGTGAATGGTGAAGTTACTATAGAACTCATTCACAATGACCTAGAATTCCATACTATCATCATAGATTGTTCATACATGCCCTTTATTGACTCCACTGGGATGACCACATTTAAAAATGTAGTGAAAGAGTATAAAGAAATTGGTGTCACAGTTCTCTTAGCATGCTGCAATACTTCAGTCATAGACTCACTGAAGCGAGTAGCCTTTTTTGGGCCGGCTGACAAGGACATGCCCAGCTTATTGTTTCATACGGTTCACAGTGCTGTGTTTTTTGCCAGTGATGTTCCAACAGCAGAAGCAGCGGGCAATACACCTGTATAAATAACATGGGTCGCGAGAATCGGCATGTGGTGTATGTTTCATTGGAGAAGTTAAGAGATATACTGATGCCAATGGTCATCCACAAGCTATCTGTGAATGGGATATTTAAATATCACTTTAAATGAATGATTTTAAGAACACAATAGCTTTAAAGACCATGTTTCACTTTAAAGTGATATTCCCTTGGTTTACTGAATGTCTGTTTCTGTGAATTTCATTGCACTGAATGAGAGAAAAAACTATATAGATCAGAAGAGAATAGAAAAATGAGAATGAAATTTGACCAAATCTAAAggattcatttttttaaaagttaaaacCGACACACCTTTTATGTCAGTAATATTTGTTTAAGCATATTTGTCTACGCTTGGGTATCTTAATCAAAAACTACATTGTTACACTTGTTGTATACATATAGgtataccagagaatgtctaataaggggggTATACTTGATGTACTTGATACAAATCTTATTTATAGACATGCCATATTTTGATACCTAGCCTAGAAACTAAATGTCATCTCATGGCCCCTGAAGAAAGGCCTTTTTGTTATTTCTGTGACCATGTGTTTTGTTGGATATGTGACAAAAATGATGCATATAAAAAATCCACCCTCAGAGCTGGAAGGCTGTTGTCTCaaatacattacacaaacacataaatgcaGAAaattacaataaagtattcaaaTACAGCTTATTCTAAACCTACAGGCCTATTTGATCTGAACAGTAGATCAAACAATAAACCAAAATGTCAGCAGGTAAAAGCTTGTTGTTGGAGGCAAAGAATAGGCTTGacaatattattatgaccgccgcgcagcgaagcggcggtcatataggtttagtcagatttcttttttctttttcgcatgtccaaatttccgtcaaggattcccggaacactgaaagaccggggtgaagagcgaaacttggtgggcatgtaaccccacatggatagcatggaaccatcgtttttcgtttttgatctgtagcccccggctggactgcacccgaaaggagggtagggcagacacagttttctgtgaatatctcgagaaccgtaaggttaaggaggaccatttttttcttatgttgatctcaaggggccatgtcaacccattccataaccactcatttcatgtataagccacctagttaaacacaaaaagtaaaaatgaggtgttgtaatcgcaggtatctgtgacctaacatagtcaaaactgcacgaaattggaagtgtaggatcattatgacaccctttgaatgcacgccaagtttcgtggaattccgttcatggggggccacacaataaattaatttatgttactatacaccaactggcctgtaggtggccggagacagttttctgtgaatatctcgagaaccgtagggcctaggaggtccaccttttttttgtatgttggtcttaagggggcatgtcaacccatcccattaccacttatttcatgtatagcgtcacctagttaaaaattaaaaagcaaaaaaaatgaggtgtttttcatcacaatatctctggctgacatggtcaaaactgcacgaaattgaaagtgtaggatcattatgacaccctccgaatgcatgccaagttttgtgaactttcgttcatggggggccttacaataaaataatttatgtgtacatttagtgaccttacaccaacaaggattcgggacactgaaagacccggggtaccgcgaaacttggtgggcatgtaaccccacatggatagcatggaaccatcatttttgttttgatctgtagccccccgctgtactggaccccccgaaaggagggtagggcagacacagttttctgtgaatatcttgagaaccatagggcctaggatgaccatttttttccgtatgtttgccccCAGGGGTCAttttaacccattccatgtgcacacatgtgcataaacagatacacacgcacacacatacattcaaagtaatcatacgtatgacacatactcacacagtagacatatgtacgcatacacacaaacacacatacgcaggcaaacacacaagcacacacacacacacacacacacccacacacataaacataaacatgtacacgcacacatgcacacaattcaagaatttctcagaattatgaacaggcaagatgggggtggggttgtataaaatgaattttacatgtgaaatctatgaactaatcatgttttggtacttgttgtctagcagataccagtgagaattgagtgtggataatgcaatttagtgagacagaatcatataggcctttcagtgtatttttgtggaaaaaatgtgctggactgggcggcggtcatattttgtaccgctcggcggtacatctagttctaaaagtaattgtggtgaataattacttaatattaacttagactggcaaacttcagaaacactcaggaatcaggtttattctgttacaagcagagagggtaaaaAATGGTCTTTGGTCTGTGTAGGCCATGGCCTCTGTTGGatcaacctctccctctcttcctcagttCTCCATCCTTCTTCTTACAATGCAAGTTAGTCACTTTTGTATGggttaaacaaagaaagaaattggcggcaaaacaatcccacgtggttggttctccacttggcatcagacacacctactcacacttACTTCACACCTACCCATTCTTATCTGAAgagcatgaggagagatatcttatatatcagaaatatcacttatagaatattccaaacattctcacaatcaaatcattacaatccttgtactgagactattacaatgataccaaacatgaatatatttacatttcatgacacatggatacattatagcaaggtaacatcctttgtcttgtggatctgatagcccttggaaccagtacattagcatttcattgggggaggggagggtgtctcTGTTTAATGCCAAGAGGGGCCACATGGCTAACTGAAACTAGTcttgaaattaaattattattaattttaacccTAACATTATTGCTATCAATTCCCCCTTTTCAAGTCTGAATGACTTGAATTTTAACATAAGATTCCATAAAGGTCTTGAATGAGCATTCTTGAACAattttacattatttttttatttttttttttttttataaagtcCATAATCAGTCCATAAtcaatgtaagtgtgtgtgtgagcaaggaAAGCAGCGTTCAGCATACATCCCTTCTTGCGTTTCTCTTCCGTTGAAGAAGGGTCCTCTTATGAAACTTGAATGTGTCTGCATTGTCTCAGCATTGTATTCAAAGTGTAAGTGTGCACCCTTGTGTCTGTCCAAATATGTTGTGCGGGCAGTGAACAATGTGCCATGAGTCTTTGATGATGGCGAGGCTGCTTCGGCACCCCCTTTCGTTGCTTCCAGTCAGTCCAGTTTTGTTGCTTCCAGAGTCATGGCAGTTGGTTCTGCCACAGGTTCCGTTGGACCTGTGGTTCCTGAGCGTCGTCCAGTCCCTCCCTTTGTCCCTTCTGGCATGAAAGAGACCTGGAGAGACTGGAGAGTGGTTTCACAACAACTTGGAGAGACATTAGCATGAGTGTAAACAGAGTCGAGCAGTGTCTTGTGAATGCAGTTTCACAAGTCAACAAAAGTATGCTTAATGTTTTCAGTTTCTCAATTGGAGACAGTCATACCTATCGGTCGTCTAACACAGCAGCACCTGGTCAGTCTTTTTCCACCCTTCAGGGCTATTTCCCTCCAAACAGAGACTAAACATTTGCATGGGATCAACAGCAAATAAAACAATTAATGAATAGGTTTGCATCTATCAAAAGGCcaatataaagaaaataatttaaaaaattggTTTAAATGTTTAAAAGAAAAATGCACAGACTCATGTGGGTGGGGTGTCCCTGTCTTTTAAAGAGATTTTGCATTAGAAGTGAGGGCcagtaaaacaaaacattaagCATCTAAAAATGACAGTTTTAGCAATAAAACCAGTAAACTTAGAGAATAAAGTGTTTCAAGTCAATACCATCTATCTCCCCCTTTTTATAGTTTCTTAACTATAACAAATTCTGATCCCAATATgaatgaagaaaaagaaaatacacaactaaaaacaaataaaaggtaATTTCAAACATAAAGAACTCAAGTTGTGGGTATGAATCCACTCAATTGAACATTTGCCCACATCAAACACGGCGTAAACATGTAGCAAACATTTCCCATTGGCATacaagcaaaaaataaaaatctgtcttAAAATGTTAAACCCCAAAAGGTATCCctcaaaagacaaaataaataaaggaaaGAGAAATGGTTGAAATCAAAACAATGGCCTCCTATTAACACTCCTCTTATCTCCCCCAGTGAAGCTCCTTTGTGTCCATGGGGGAGAGGCTGGGGGGTTGGGTACAGGATACAGTGGTGATGAAAAACAAAGGTGGTGAGATAACAGATAACAACTGTTTGAAAACTTTTGACCCAAGAAAACAAAGAGAGCATCATTTCAACATTCAACGTTTCAGATAATCCTGTttcatacaaaataaatgttgtttCTGAAGAAAAAATAGGAATCATTAGATCAGACTTAAAATAAATTGTATCTCATCAAGTAGGCCTAAAACATATTAAACAGCAATCCATTTCAGCTGGGAAATAAAAGTTACAGGAAAAGAAAAACTACTTGATACTGTGGAACATAAAATAAAGTTCTTGAAGTC
The Alosa alosa isolate M-15738 ecotype Scorff River chromosome 12, AALO_Geno_1.1, whole genome shotgun sequence DNA segment above includes these coding regions:
- the slc26a1 gene encoding sulfate anion transporter 1; translated protein: MGSLSPDNMEDTKSSVIGPLERRVRQRKAPLEVIKSKIGRSLTCSVPRLKGALTGLFPVVLWLPKYKLKEYVWGDLMSGLIVGIILVPQAIAYCLLAGLEPIYGLYTSFFANIIYFLMGTSRHVSVGIFSLMSLMVGQVVDREVYLAGFDLNEDAKQGPAGGNALNFTEDSYSGVMNVSTLRVLDMECGKECYAIGIATALTLLAGIYQVLMAVLRLGFVSVYLSGPMLDGFATGASCTILTVQAKYLLGLKIPRHQGYGTVVVTWINIFKNIHKTNFCDMITSAICISILVAGKEIQERFKDRLKIPLPTELVVVAGATVASHFADFHGTYSSSISGAIPTGFIQPKVPSVDMMSRVVFDAIPLAVISFAFTVSLSEMFAKKHGYTVRPNQEMIAIGCCNIIPSFFHSFTTSAALAKTMVKDSTGCQTQVSSVVSAFVVLLVLLFFAPFFYALQKCVLACIIIVSLRGALRKFRDLPNMWRVSKMDAIVWIVTMASTALISVELGLLVGVVFSMMCVVAQTQHPQVSLLGQVNNSCHYEDTEEYQNLQTIPKVKIFRFQSPLYYANKQIFLKSLYKTVGLEPFLEVTRRRKAAKKDLAAKQSKKADQVNGEVTIELIHNDLEFHTIIIDCSYMPFIDSTGMTTFKNVVKEYKEIGVTVLLACCNTSVIDSLKRVAFFGPADKDMPSLLFHTVHSAVFFASDVPTAEAAGNTPV